One genomic region from Anopheles bellator chromosome 2, idAnoBellAS_SP24_06.2, whole genome shotgun sequence encodes:
- the LOC131211162 gene encoding uncharacterized protein LOC131211162 isoform X3, with the protein MKGLTTALLSLLLIAQVSALNGLFSPPPGAAGNGSNVDGLGINTAGRRRRDLFSLLPPPGPLARRPLLGAPPAPAPGGGSPVVPNNLPLSGLLSGGLPSNLSSPFIPPIPANYTQAFETLVTQFRTLPLNGMDSIVRSLSTAYNSSFSRMFTENGFKRINASLEQARSVIGRGVDSIVDQGMQGFEQAIASYNRSSGRVQQCVGRELKPTALARRVVGKGKRCVNRKWNELSQIGSDMANDIVTADTGAREFLGNLSACQAANLAPNATSVTELNTQRRQCYVRAIGSFPMSMLFIPVNLAVKAGQLYGALQTLQTHVALCSSEMGVEIGLATAEVTSKIALCTALPPS; encoded by the exons ATGAAAGGCCTTACGACGGCTCTACTGAGCCTGCTGCTGATTGCg CAGGTGTCGGCACTGAACGGACTGTTCTCTCCACCACCCGGTGCCGCTGGTAATGGTTCGAATGTGGACGGACTAGGAATCAACACCGCAGGACGACGTCGACGTGATCTGTTTAGCCTCCTACCCCCACCAGGTCCGCTGGCACGACGTCCTCTGTTGGGTGCACCACCAGCTCcggctcccggtggtggttcccCGGTGGTACCCAACAACCTACCACTGAGTGGCCTCCTCAGCGGGGGTCTTCCCAGCAACCTGTCCTCTCCGTTCATTCCACCCATCCCGGCCAATTACACGCAAGCGTTCGAAACGCTGGTGACGCAGTTCCGGACACTACCCCTCAACGGTATGGACAGCATCGTTCGGTCGCTCTCGACGGCCTACAACAGCTCCTTCAGCCGAATGTTCACGGAGAATGGGTTCAAGCGGATCAACGCATCGCTCGAGCAAGcccgatcggtgatcggccGCGGCGTTGACTCAATCGTCGATCAGGGTATGCAAGGCTTCGAGCAGGCCATCGCCAGCTACAACCGCTCGTCCGGACGCGTTCAACAATGCGTCGGCCGGGAGCTGAAACCGACCGCCCTGGCACGACGCGTGGTGGGCAAAGGAAAACGCTGCgtcaaccggaagtggaacgAACTGTCCCAGATCGGTAGCGACATGGCGAACGACATCGTGACGGCGGACACCGGGGCCAGGGAGTTTCTGGGCAACTTAAGCGCCTGCCAGGCGGCCAATCTGGCACCGAACGCGACCAGTGTGACCGAGCTCAACACCCAGCGCAGGCAGTGTTACGTGCGGGCGATCGGGAGCTTCCCCATGTCGATGCTGTTCATTCCGGTCAACTTGGCGGTGAAAGCGGGCCAGCTGTACGGTGCGCTGCAAACCCTGCAAACGCACGTGGCCCTGTGCTCCAGCGAGATGGGCGTCGAGATCGGTTTGGCTACGGCCGAAGTGACGTCGAAGATTGCACTCTGCACGGCGCTCCCCCCGTCATAA
- the LOC131211162 gene encoding uncharacterized protein LOC131211162 isoform X1: MKGLTTALLSLLLIAAIVPTYDCFIFLYIPMWIQQQVSALNGLFSPPPGAAGNGSNVDGLGINTAGRRRRDLFSLLPPPGPLARRPLLGAPPAPAPGGGSPVVPNNLPLSGLLSGGLPSNLSSPFIPPIPANYTQAFETLVTQFRTLPLNGMDSIVRSLSTAYNSSFSRMFTENGFKRINASLEQARSVIGRGVDSIVDQGMQGFEQAIASYNRSSGRVQQCVGRELKPTALARRVVGKGKRCVNRKWNELSQIGSDMANDIVTADTGAREFLGNLSACQAANLAPNATSVTELNTQRRQCYVRAIGSFPMSMLFIPVNLAVKAGQLYGALQTLQTHVALCSSEMGVEIGLATAEVTSKIALCTALPPS, encoded by the exons ATGAAAGGCCTTACGACGGCTCTACTGAGCCTGCTGCTGATTGCg GCCATCGTTCCCACGTACgattgctttattttcttgtACATTCCCATGTGGATCCAGCAGCAGGTGTCGGCACTGAACGGACTGTTCTCTCCACCACCCGGTGCCGCTGGTAATGGTTCGAATGTGGACGGACTAGGAATCAACACCGCAGGACGACGTCGACGTGATCTGTTTAGCCTCCTACCCCCACCAGGTCCGCTGGCACGACGTCCTCTGTTGGGTGCACCACCAGCTCcggctcccggtggtggttcccCGGTGGTACCCAACAACCTACCACTGAGTGGCCTCCTCAGCGGGGGTCTTCCCAGCAACCTGTCCTCTCCGTTCATTCCACCCATCCCGGCCAATTACACGCAAGCGTTCGAAACGCTGGTGACGCAGTTCCGGACACTACCCCTCAACGGTATGGACAGCATCGTTCGGTCGCTCTCGACGGCCTACAACAGCTCCTTCAGCCGAATGTTCACGGAGAATGGGTTCAAGCGGATCAACGCATCGCTCGAGCAAGcccgatcggtgatcggccGCGGCGTTGACTCAATCGTCGATCAGGGTATGCAAGGCTTCGAGCAGGCCATCGCCAGCTACAACCGCTCGTCCGGACGCGTTCAACAATGCGTCGGCCGGGAGCTGAAACCGACCGCCCTGGCACGACGCGTGGTGGGCAAAGGAAAACGCTGCgtcaaccggaagtggaacgAACTGTCCCAGATCGGTAGCGACATGGCGAACGACATCGTGACGGCGGACACCGGGGCCAGGGAGTTTCTGGGCAACTTAAGCGCCTGCCAGGCGGCCAATCTGGCACCGAACGCGACCAGTGTGACCGAGCTCAACACCCAGCGCAGGCAGTGTTACGTGCGGGCGATCGGGAGCTTCCCCATGTCGATGCTGTTCATTCCGGTCAACTTGGCGGTGAAAGCGGGCCAGCTGTACGGTGCGCTGCAAACCCTGCAAACGCACGTGGCCCTGTGCTCCAGCGAGATGGGCGTCGAGATCGGTTTGGCTACGGCCGAAGTGACGTCGAAGATTGCACTCTGCACGGCGCTCCCCCCGTCATAA
- the LOC131211162 gene encoding uncharacterized protein LOC131211162 isoform X2 yields the protein MKGLTTALLSLLLIAQQVSALNGLFSPPPGAAGNGSNVDGLGINTAGRRRRDLFSLLPPPGPLARRPLLGAPPAPAPGGGSPVVPNNLPLSGLLSGGLPSNLSSPFIPPIPANYTQAFETLVTQFRTLPLNGMDSIVRSLSTAYNSSFSRMFTENGFKRINASLEQARSVIGRGVDSIVDQGMQGFEQAIASYNRSSGRVQQCVGRELKPTALARRVVGKGKRCVNRKWNELSQIGSDMANDIVTADTGAREFLGNLSACQAANLAPNATSVTELNTQRRQCYVRAIGSFPMSMLFIPVNLAVKAGQLYGALQTLQTHVALCSSEMGVEIGLATAEVTSKIALCTALPPS from the exons ATGAAAGGCCTTACGACGGCTCTACTGAGCCTGCTGCTGATTGCg CAGCAGGTGTCGGCACTGAACGGACTGTTCTCTCCACCACCCGGTGCCGCTGGTAATGGTTCGAATGTGGACGGACTAGGAATCAACACCGCAGGACGACGTCGACGTGATCTGTTTAGCCTCCTACCCCCACCAGGTCCGCTGGCACGACGTCCTCTGTTGGGTGCACCACCAGCTCcggctcccggtggtggttcccCGGTGGTACCCAACAACCTACCACTGAGTGGCCTCCTCAGCGGGGGTCTTCCCAGCAACCTGTCCTCTCCGTTCATTCCACCCATCCCGGCCAATTACACGCAAGCGTTCGAAACGCTGGTGACGCAGTTCCGGACACTACCCCTCAACGGTATGGACAGCATCGTTCGGTCGCTCTCGACGGCCTACAACAGCTCCTTCAGCCGAATGTTCACGGAGAATGGGTTCAAGCGGATCAACGCATCGCTCGAGCAAGcccgatcggtgatcggccGCGGCGTTGACTCAATCGTCGATCAGGGTATGCAAGGCTTCGAGCAGGCCATCGCCAGCTACAACCGCTCGTCCGGACGCGTTCAACAATGCGTCGGCCGGGAGCTGAAACCGACCGCCCTGGCACGACGCGTGGTGGGCAAAGGAAAACGCTGCgtcaaccggaagtggaacgAACTGTCCCAGATCGGTAGCGACATGGCGAACGACATCGTGACGGCGGACACCGGGGCCAGGGAGTTTCTGGGCAACTTAAGCGCCTGCCAGGCGGCCAATCTGGCACCGAACGCGACCAGTGTGACCGAGCTCAACACCCAGCGCAGGCAGTGTTACGTGCGGGCGATCGGGAGCTTCCCCATGTCGATGCTGTTCATTCCGGTCAACTTGGCGGTGAAAGCGGGCCAGCTGTACGGTGCGCTGCAAACCCTGCAAACGCACGTGGCCCTGTGCTCCAGCGAGATGGGCGTCGAGATCGGTTTGGCTACGGCCGAAGTGACGTCGAAGATTGCACTCTGCACGGCGCTCCCCCCGTCATAA